A region of Ficedula albicollis isolate OC2 chromosome 10, FicAlb1.5, whole genome shotgun sequence DNA encodes the following proteins:
- the IDH3A gene encoding isocitrate dehydrogenase [NAD] subunit alpha, mitochondrial: MKDLYHENTYTAQSTSHFHLTVLPSSSAMWPALFAIGDLKQYDLKKQICWNIVKLVKSHLYSKRASFCFGFLQVSRLLGAFKSQKKVTRSFGNAVQTVTLIPGDGIGPEISAAVMKIFDAAKAPIQWEERNVSAIQGPGGKWMIPPEAKESMDKNKMGLKGPLKTPIAAGHPSMNLLLRKTFDLYANVRPCVSIEGYKTPYTDVNIVTIRENTEGEYSGIEHVIVDGVVQSIKLITEEASKRIAEFAFEYARNNQRSHVTAVHKANIMRMSDGLFLRKCREAAENCKDIKFNEMYLDTVCLNMVQDPSQFDVLVMPNLYGDILSDLCAGLIGGLGVTPSGNIGANGVAIFESVHGTAPDIAGKDMANPTALLLSAVMMLRHMGMHKHASKIESACFDTIKDGKVLTKDLGGNAKCSEFTEEICRRVRDKD; the protein is encoded by the exons ATGAAGGATCTGTACCATGAGAACACTTACACTGCACAATCAacttcacattttcatttgacTGTTCTGCCTTCGTCCTCAGCCATGTGGCCTGCTTTG TTTGCGATAGGAGATTTAAAGCAATATGACTtgaaaaagcagatttgctGGAATATTGTTAAACTGGTAAAATCCCATTTGTACAGTAAAAGAGCATCTTTTTGTTTCGGATTTTTGCAGGTTTCTCGGTTGCTAGGTGCtttcaaaagccaaaaaaaggtGACCAGAAGTTTTGGTAATGCT GTACAAACAGTAACTTTAATCCCAGGAGATGGCATTGGACCTgagatttctgctgctgtcatgAAGATCTTTGATGCTGCCAAA GCACCTATTCAGTGGGAAGAGAGGAATGTTTCGGCTATCCAAGGACCAGGAGGGAAGTGGATGATACCCCCAGAAGCCAAAGAATCCATGGATAAAAACAAAATGGGATTAAAAG GGCCCCTGAAGACCCCGATTGCTGCAGGGCACCCGTCCATGAATCTGCTGCTGCGTAAAACCTTTGACCTGTACGCCAACGTACGTCCCTGCGTGTCCATTGAGGGCTACAAGACTCCCTACACGGACGTGAACATCGTCACCATCCGCGAGAACACCGAGGGCGAGTACAGCGGCATCGAGCACGTG ATTGTTGATGGGGTTGTGCAGAGCATCAAGCTGATCACAGAGGAAGCCAGCAAGCGCATCGCAGAGTTTGCTTTTGAATATGCCAGAAACAATCAAAGAAGCCACGTGACTGCAGTGCACAAGGCAAATATTAT GAGAATGTCTGATGGACTTTTCTTGAGAAAatgcagggaggcagcagaaaaCTGTAAAGATATTAAATTCAATGAAATGTATCTGGATACTGTATGTCTGAAT ATGGTTCAAGATCCATCTCAATTTGATGTGCTTGTTATGCCAAACTTGTACGGTGACATCCTCAG tgacttGTGTGCTGGACTCATCGGGGGTCTTGGAGTAACACCCAGTGGAAACATTGGTGCCAACGGCGTGGCCATTTTTGAATCT GTTCATGGAACAGCACCAGACATTGCAGGAAAAGACATGGCCAATCCCACTGCCCTCCTGCTGAGTGCTGTGATGATGCTGCGCCACATGGGAATGCACAAACACGCCTCCAAGATTGAGTCAGCCTGCTTTGATACCATTAAAGACGGAAAG gtCTTGACAAAGGACTTGGGAGGCAATGCCAAGTGCTCGGAATTCACAGAGGAGATCTGCCGCCGAGTACGGGACAAAGACTaa